Proteins co-encoded in one Bacillus paramycoides genomic window:
- a CDS encoding molecular chaperone DnaK, which translates to MNEIYMEIKEELQLMRKELQERLAKEVMHKYDTEFSEELGYEIKEEIKKKLLLHDIKEDLKDVERALFKMEIDMYGICEETGRIISVKQMKTMPTARTIHEFFYEKVNV; encoded by the coding sequence GTGAATGAAATCTATATGGAAATTAAAGAAGAATTACAATTGATGCGAAAAGAGTTACAAGAGAGGCTCGCTAAAGAGGTCATGCACAAATATGATACAGAGTTTAGCGAAGAGCTTGGATATGAAATTAAGGAAGAGATAAAGAAAAAACTGTTATTACATGATATAAAAGAGGATTTAAAAGATGTAGAACGTGCATTATTCAAAATGGAAATAGATATGTATGGTATTTGTGAAGAAACAGGGAGAATAATTTCGGTAAAGCAAATGAAGACGATGCCGACTGCTCGTACCATTCATGAATTTTTCTATGAAAAAGTAAATGTATAA